The window CAAGGACCAGGTGACCGTCGAACTGTACGAGGCGACGGTCCCGATTCCGGTCACGGTGCGTGGGGATCAGATCCGCGTGCTCGACAGCGACGAACGCTAATGCGCTCGTCGAGCAGTCAGCGCGGCGCCGCCGCGCTGAATACAGCGACGAACGGTAGTTCGTCGGACCGTGTGAACGGGAATTTATGCCCGTATACAGACAGCGACGAGCGCCGTGCTCCCGCCGTTCCATTCGCTCAGCAGTTCGGAGCTACCGGCAGGAAACTCCATATCGCGGCTGCGTCCCGAGTCGAGTGCAAATCGGCGTTCCATCGTGACCGCCGAATGGTCGTAACGGTCGGTGAGGAACGTGTCAGCAGTCGCGTCGATGCTGGCCTGGACCCGCCCTATCGCAGTTCCGTGACGATCGACTCTAGATCCGCAACCTCCTCGATCTCCTCGAGGAGTTCCTCCCGTTTGCGGACGTCTTCGGAGTTCGCGCCGTAGGCGCGGACGTACTCGGCGCGGCTGTGTTCGGTGAACGCGTGGCGGATCGCGAGGTAGCCGTCGGGAACGACGGTGCCACAGACCTTGCACTCGCGGCGCTCGTGTTCGGTCGCCTGGTGGATGACTGCCGACTCGACGTCCGCAAACATCGACCCGCAGCCGCTGATTCCGCATTCCCACGCCATTTGATACGACATCGAGCGGCCGTCCTAATGGTCTTTTCGCCGCGGTCGTCGGTGGACAATACCCCAGCAAGCTGGTATCTCCCGACAGAGCGTCTGTCCCGTTCGGATACAGAATCAGAATGCATAACTCGCCCGTCGCGAAAGGGGCGACTGTGAGCGACGGCACGACGTCGGCGGTCGACTGTCACGTGAAGGCGCTCGACGAACGCGTCGTCGAGCGAGCGACGCGAGCCGGCCTCGACGCGATCGTCTACGCCCCCCACTTCACCCGTCTCCCGGATATCCGCGAGCAGGCCGCCGCGTACTCGAGCGACGACCTCCGAGTGATTCCCGCCCGCGAGGTCTTTACCGGTGCGTGGCACGAGCGCAAGCACATCCTCGCCCTCGGCCTCGAGGAGCCGGTGCCGGATTTCATCCCGCTCGAGGCGGCGATGGCCGAGTTCGAACGGCAGGACGCGGTCGTTCTCGCCCCGCATCCCGGGTTTCTGAACGTCAGCCTCTCCGAATCGGAGCTGCGGCGGTACCGGGACGTGATCGACGCCGTCGAGATTTTCAACCCGAAACACCTGCCACACCACAACCGTCGCGCCCGCCACCTCGCCGAACGGCTCGAGTATCCCCCCTTCACGTCGTCGTACGCCCACATCTCGCGCACGGTCGGCGTCGCCCACACCGAATTCGACGCCGCCATCGAGAGCGAAGCCGATCTCTGTCGGGCGCTCGAGGACGACGTTTCGCGGCGCATCGTCCACGAGAACGGCCTCGCACACTGGGGAGCAACGGCGGGCGAACTGGCCCACCTCGGCTACGAGAACACCTGGAAGAAAGCGGATCGGTTCTTCCTCTCGGGGACCGAACCGACGCATCCGCGACACATCGCCTACGACGGTCGGTTCGACGACGTCGCGGTCTACTAACCTGTCTCGTTCTCCGTGTCCGTCTCCGATTGTGTCTCTTCGAGCGCGTCCGCGATCCGCTCGAGTTGGATGCCGACGTAGCAAAGCGCCTGCGTCTGCATGATCGCGGGGTCGTCGCTCCACTCGTTGGTGATGTACGCCGCCTGACGGCCGGCACGGTCGAGGGGGTCGTTGTCGTTCGGCATCGTCCCCCGTTCATCACAGAGGGGTGAAACGGTTGTGCTGGGATGTGTCGGGGTAGCATGGTCCCGAGGAACTGGCCGACCGGCGGGGGATTTCCTTGTTACTCGTCCTCGCGGCCCTCATCGCGTTCCTCGAGCCCCGACAGCGTCGCTGCGACCCGATCCCAGTGGCTGCCGCGCCAGAAGTGCTGCCCGCAAGACCGACACGTCCAGACAGCAGTTTCGGCCGGATCGGGCGCGTACTCGGGCGTCGACGCCGTCGAGCCGACCGGCTCGAGCCGTCCGTTACACCGGCCGCAGAATCGCGGCTCGTCGGCCAGCGAGAGGTCGACGCCCGCTGCGGCGAGTTCGGCGAGTTGGTCCTCGACGTCGCGCGACTCGAGCAGGATCGACCCCGTCGATTCGTCGGCGCGGTTCGCGAGTTCGACGTCGCGCGTGACGACCGTCCGCTCCTCCTCGCGGGCGACCGCCAGGAGAGCGTCGTCGGCCTCGAGGTCGCGATCGCCGGCGTAGACCGTGTCGTGGTTGCACATTCGGAGATACGAGACGGGACCGCCGCACATGACGTCGAGGAGCAGTTGCATCGTTCTCGAGTTCGAAGAGGAGAAGAAGCTGAAGCGGTCAGTGGAGGAACTCCCGGATCTCCTCGAGCTCCCAGGTGTTGATCACGTCGTCGGCCTCGACCCAGCCGCGCCGGGCGGTGTGGACGCCCCAGCGCATGTACTCGAGCGTCGACGGCTGGTGGGCGTCGGTGTTGATCGCGATCGGCGCGCCCTCCTCGATGGCCGCCTGAACGGCGCTGCCCCACAGATCGAGCCGCCGCGGGTTGGAGTTGACCTCGAGGGCGGTGTCGTGCTCGGCGGCCGCGCGGCCGAGCGCAGTCGCGTCGAAGTCCAGCCCGGAGCGCTCGTTGAGCAGGCGGCCGCTCGGGTGGCCGAGCACGTCGATCGCGGGGTTCTCGATCGCGCGGACGAGCCGCTCCGTGGCGGTCTCGGCGTCCTGATCGAGCGCGCTGTGGGTCGAGGCGACGATGACGTCGAGCGCGTCGATGACCTCGTCGGAGAGGTCGATCTCCCCCTCGGCGTCGACGTTCGCCTCGATACCCGCGAAGACCTCGATGTCGCTCGCGGCGTCGACCTCGCGGATCTGTTCGACCTGCTCCAAGATTTCGGTGTCCGAGAGGCCCATCCCGCCGACGATGCCGGGGCCTTCAGCGTGGTCGGCGACGGCGTAGTAGTCGTACCCCATCGATTCGGCGCCTGCGACCATTTCTTCGATAGTGTTGTTGCCGTCGGACCACTCGGTGTGGCTGTGTAGGTCGCCGCGGATGTCCTCGCGCGTCAGCAGGTCAGGGAGGTCGCCGTTCGCGGCGGCTTCAATCTCGCCGCGATCGGTGCGCAGTTCCGGCGGAATCCACTCGAGGCCGAGCGCTTCGTACATTCCCTCTTCAGTCTCGCCGGCGACGCGCTCGCCGACGCGCTGGCCGGCGTCGGGGTCGTCGATCTCGCTCACGTCGAAGGCCCCGTACTCGTTTAGCTTCATCCCGCGATCGATCGCGTAGTTGCGCAGGCTGACGTTGTGGTCCTTGCTGCCGGTGAAGTACTGGAGCGCGGAGCCGTACTCCGCAGGGACGACCACGCGCAGGTCGACGCGGATCTCGCCGACGCGGACGCTCGCTTTTTCGGGGCCGGACTCGATCTCGCTGTCGACCGAGCCCCAGCCGAGGAATGCGTCGATCACCGCCTCGCCGTCGTCGGTCGCGACCAGCACGTCCACGTCGCCGATCGTCTCGCGCCAGCGACGGATCGAGCCCGCCACCTCGCAGCGCTCGACGGCGTCGACCGACTCGAGAAACTCGAGCACGTCGTCGGCCAAGGGACGTGCCTCGCCCAGCAGCTGGCGCTGGCCGACCTCGCGGGCGAATTCGATGTTCTCGAGGATGTTCTGCTCGGTCTTCGGGCCGAAGCCCTTGACCTCCTGCACCTCGCCGGCTTCCGCGGCCTCCTCGAGGTCGTCTAAGGTCTCGACGCCGAGTTCGCGGTAGAGTTTGCCCGCCGTCTTCGGGCCGACGCCCTCGATGCGGGTGATGTCGGCGATGTCGATCGGCAGCTCCGCGCGCAGCCCCTCGAGTTCCTCTATCTGGCCGGTTTCGACGTACTCGACGATTTTGTCCGCGATGGCCTCGCCGACGCCGTCGATGTCCTCGATGGCCTCGCGGTCGCCGTCCTCTACGTAGCCCGATATCGGCCGGGGATGGCCGCGGATGTGCTCGGCGGCCCGCCGGTACGCGCGGGGTTTGTACTCGACGTCGTCGGCCTCGAGTAGGTCGGCGAACTCCTCGAACCGGCCGGCGATTTCGGCGTTGGTCGCCATTAGAGCCCCCTCCGCGCGTTATTGGCGTCTTCCTGGCCCAGCGCCTTCTTCAGGAACGACATCCAGCGCTTCTTGTCGGCGGCCTGCTGGGCCTTCTGTTCGCGCTCGAGATCGGTCGGGCCGAGGTTCTCCAAGGCGTTCAGCGCCCGGTCGATCCCGATGATGCTCCGGGCGAGTTCCTCGCCGCGCTCGCGGGAGATGTCGCCCTCCTCGATCTGCTCGAGGCGCTCGAGGCGCTCCCGGCGCAGGTTTCGCTTGGCCTGCTCGACGCGCTCGCGTTCGCCGGGCGGGACCGTCTCGCGGCGCTTGATCTCGAAGACGAAGGTCTGGAGATCGATCTCCTCCCCCTGGACCTCGATGGTGTCCGGGATGTCCGCGCCGACGGTCGCGCCCTCGCGCTCGACGCGCTCGAGCAGTTGCTTGCGCTCGTACTCTTGCACGTCCGTTCGTTGGGGGCTGACCGGCAAAAATGTAGTCACGTTTCGCGCTCGAGTTCGGCGTCGGACGACGGCCCTGTCGACGGTTCGCGAACGGGTGTGGGACTCCAGCGTGCGATACGGAACCCCAAATCCCTTAGCAACGCCGCACTTACCCCCCACCAATGGCCAAATGCGACGTGTGTGGGAAGGACGAAAACATGCCGTACAACTGTCGGCACTGCGGCGGCACCTTCTGTGCCGACCACCGGCTTCCCGAGAACCACGACTGCACGGGGTTGCAGGACTGGAACGACCCCAGCGGCGTCTTCGACAGCGGCTTCGACGACAGCGTCAACGGCGGCACCGGTAGCGCGTCGGCCTCCTCGAGAGTGCTCGATAAGTTGCCGATCGACACCGGTCCCGGCGGCCCGCTGGCGTACTTCCGCGGGAACATGACCTACACGTTCCTCGCGCTGATGTGGCTCACGTTCGGACTCCAGCTTATTATCGGTGCGGTCAGTGCGGAGCTAATGCGGAGCCTGTTCATACTCCACCCGTACTACCCCCAGTACGTCTGGACGTGGTTCACCTCGATATTCGCCCACGGCGGTCTCTACCACATCGTCGGGAACAGCATCGTGATATTCTTCTTCGGCCCGCTCGTCGAGCGCTACGTCGGCTCTCGAGACTATGCGATCCTGTTCCTCGTGAGCGGTGCGCTCGCAGGGCTGGGACAGATCACCATCCAGATCATTCAGGCCGGCGGGGCATCGCCGTTCATGGGCGGCGTCCTCGGTGCCAGCGGCGCCGCACTCGCGATCCTAGGCGTTTTGACCGTCCTGAACCCGGGGCTCAAGGTGTACCTCTACTTCATCCTGCCCGTTCCGATCTGGCTGCTCGCGGCCGGCTACGCGGTCTTCAGCGTATTCTTCCTCGGGACCGGCGGCGGCGGTAACATCGCCCACGGTGCGCATCTGATCGGCCTCCTGCTCGGCCTCGGCTACGGCGAGTACGTAAAGCGAACCCAGAACGTCCGCGCGCCGAATCAGTTCCAACTCGGCGGCGGCCCTGGCGGTCCCGGCGGCCCGGGCGGTCCGGGTGGCCCCGGCGGTCGTCGGCGGTTCTAACGCGCCGATCACCGACCCTCTACGCTCCCTGTATCGTTCCGCTGCGTCGCAACCCCGGAACTGATTTTCGCGCGCTGCCAACCGTTCCCTATCGATGCACGTTTCCCGACCCGATCTCGTTCCCGACGCCGGACTCTCGCGCGAGGAGATGGAAGCGCTCCAGCGCGAGATCGCCGCCGCTGCCGTCTTCGAGGACGATTTCGCGTTCGACCCTCGGGCCGTGGCCGCCTCGTCGTCCGGACTCGAGGAGGGGACACAGACGACCCTCGCGGATTCGGCGGCCGGTTCCTCGAGCGCCTCGAGCGGCGATCCGACTGACGCCGAGCCCCCGGTAGTCGTCGGCGTCGACCAATCGTTCCTGACGAACGACGACGGCGATCAGGACCGCGCGCTGTCCGCCGTCGTCGCCACGCGGGGCGGCGAGGTGATCGAGCGCGCCTACGCCGTGACCGACCTCGAGATTCCCTACATTCCCGGCCTGCTCTCGTTCCGCGAGGGGAAACCGATCCTCGCGGCGCTCGAGGGGTTGTCGGTCGATCCCGACCTCCTGCTGTTCGACGGCAGCGGCCGGATCCACTTCCGCCAGGCCGGCATCGCGACGCACATGGGCGTCGTGCTGGACGCCCCCAGCATCGGGGTCGCGAAGAGCCTGCTCTGCGGGACGCCGACCGAGGAGGCCGACAACCTTCCGGAGGGAACCCGCGTCCCGATCGAGTCGAACTCGCGGGTCGACGCGCCCGACGGGACGCTGCTGGGCTACGCCGTCCAGACGCGACAGTACGACTCGCCGAACCGCTACATCAATCCGCTGTACGTCAGCCCCGGCCACCGCGTCGGGCCGGAGACGGCCGCCGATATCGTCCTCGAGTGTGCCACCTCGTACAAACTGCCAGAGCCCGTGCGACTGGCGGATAACTACGCGGGCGAGGCGAAGCGGGAGCTACAGGACTAATCGGGAAACGGCCACGAAGCGATGCAGTAGCACCGGCCGGTATCGATACGCTGATACGACGCATGCCCGTTCTGCTCGCGTATGCGGCTGGCCGAGCGGGTCGATCGACGGCGGGTGCTCGTGCTCTGGCGGCGCACGGCTGCGCTCTCGTGGCCGATCGCGCTCCAGCAGACGTTCAACACGCTGATGCGGACCGTCGACGTCGTCGTCACCGGGCTCTTCTCGCCGGCGGCCGTCGCCGCGATCGGCCTCGCGGATCTGTACGCGCAACTGCCGCTGCGAGTCGGACTCGGACTCGGCACCGGCGCGATCGCCCTCTCGAGCCAGGACACCGGCCGCGGGGCGACGGCGACCCGCGACCGGGCCATCACGCAGGCGTTTTGCATCGGCTTCGCGCTTGGACTCCCGCTGATCGCGGTCGGGTTCGCGATCTCGGAACCGCTGATCGCCGTGCTCGGCGCCGAACCCGCGGTCGTCGCCATGGGCGGACAGTACCTCGCGCTCGTCTTCGCCGCGGCGCCGATGCGCATCGTCGGCCTCGTGGGCGCGCGGTCGTTACAGGGGACCGGCGACACGCGCACGCCGATGGTCGTCAACGTGATCGCGAACGCGGTCAACATCCTCGCGACCGTCGGCCTCGGACTGGGACTCGTCGGCCTGCCGCGCCTCGAGATCGTCGGCGTCGGCCTCGCGACGGCGATCAGCCGAACGCTCGAGGCCGGGCTGGTTACGGCAGCAATTGCGAGCACACGAACTGACCTCGGCTTCGCCCGGCCGCGGTCGCTGACGATCACTCGTCAACTCGTCGCGGTGAGCCTGCCCAACTTCGCCGAGGGGATGAGCACCTCGCTCGCGAACTTCCCGTTTAACGCGCTCTTGCTCACGTTCGGCACCGAGGTAACGGCGGCCTACCACATCGGACGCCGGATCTACCAGCAGCTGACCGGGCCGCTGTACCGCTCGTTCAGCGTCGCCGCGAGCATCATCGTCGGCCAGACGCTCGGCGAAGGTGACCCCGCGGACGCGCGGTTCGCCGGGCTGGCGATGACCGCGCTCAGCCTCGTCACGCTCGGGGCCGCCGGCGCCGTGCTGGTCGCCGGCGCGACGCCGATCGCCCGCGTGTTCACGAACGACGCCGCGACGCTCGAGCACGCAGCCGCCTTTACCCGCGTGTTCGGCGTCTCGATGGTCTTCTTCGGGCTCTTCTTCCCGATCTCGGGAAGCCTCAAGGGCGCCGGCGACACGCGGACGCCGTTCTACGCCCGCCTCACCGGAACGGTCGCGTTCATGCTCGGCCTGTCGTACCTCGCCGGCGTGACGCTCGGCTTCGGCCTGCCGGGCGTCTACGCGGGTATCGTCTGTAGCTACGCCTGGTGGTCCCTCGTCGTCGCGGTCGGCTTCCAGTGGGGCGACTGGGCCGACAAGGCCGCGGACATGATGGCTGAACGGGCAGGGGCGTGACGCGTCTGCGGACAGCGTGCTCAGACTCCCGCTCGGGTTCTCGCTCGAGCCCGCAAGCCCGCAAACTCGTCCCGCCACCGAACAGTTCGGCGAGCGAGACAAACCGTCGCTACTTAGGTGTCGTCGCACGAACGTCTCCCACATGGCCACCGCTGAGGAAGTCGAAGACGGCGATTCCGACGGCGCCGTCGAGGCGGACCGCGATACTGGAACTGGGACCGCGAGCGCAACCGACCGCGAGCGCGCCGCCGCCGAGACCGGGGACGACCGCTACACCCGCAAGAAGAGCGTGCTGATCACCGGCTGCTCCTCCGGCATCGGCCGCGCGACCGCGCGGGCGTTCCTCGAGGACGACTGGCAGGTGTTCGCCACCGCGCGCAACCCCGACGACATCACGGACCTCGAGCAGGCGGGCTGTACGACCTTCGAACTCGACGTCACCGACCCCGATCAGGTCGCGCAGGCCGTCGAGCGAACCGTCGATATCGCCGGCGCGATCGACTGTCTGGTCAACAACGCCGGCTACGCACAGATGGGCCCGCTCGAGGACGTGTCGACGGCCGACCTCCACCGCCAGTTCGACGTCAACGTCTACGGACCTCACCGACTCGTCCGCGCGGCGCTCCCGCACATGCGCGCCCAGGGCGCCGGCCGGATCATCAACGTCTCGAGCGTCGCCGGCCGCGTCTCGTTCCCGGGCTCGGGCGCCTACTCGGGCTCGAAGTACGCACTCGAGGCGATGAGCGACTCGCTGCGGGCCGAAGTCGAAGAGTTCGGCGTCGACATCGTCGTGATCGAACCCGGCCCGGTCGAGACGAACTTCACCGACCGCGTCGACGAGGAACTGCCCGAATCCGAGCGCACGCCGGCCTACGAGACGCTGTACGAACTGTACGACGAGATGCAACTGATCGGCGGCGGCAGCGGCGGTCCCTTCGCCTCCCAACCCGAAGACGTCGCCCGGGCGATCCTCGAGGCCGGCACGACGCCCGAACCGCCGGCGCGCTATCCGGTCGGCCCGCTCGCCCAGTACGGCGTCTACGCGCAGTACCTCCCGGACTGGCTCCGCGACGCGGGATACGGACTGCTCCGGAAGCTCGTCTGACTCGCGGGACGCGCAACCGCGGGACTCTCGAGGGTGGCTACCGGTAACCGACTCAAATCGCGGCCGAATTCTCGTACGAGGACCGACGACCGTCTCGTAGCCGCGCATGCCGATCCTCCGTCCTCCGTTCGACACCGTCCGATCGAGGACAGCTCAGGTCGTCTCGAGAGCAATCGGCGGCGGTCCGCACTCCCGGCTTTCGGACTCTCGATGAGAGTAGTAACTCCAAAACCGGTTGACGCATCCGCGGCGCGCTGTGACGCTGCGCGAAGAATCAGTCAGCAGCCATCGATTCCGCTCGTCGCTGGCCCTCCTCTGCGAGGGTGTACGTGCCGGCGATACCGCGCCGGACGTACCCCTCTCGCTGGAGGAGCCGACACTGTCGCTCGATCGTCATCGGATGCGTCTCCAGCGCCGCGGCGAGTTCCGCAGCGGTTGCTTGATTCGTTCGGTCGAGGACCTCGAGGATCGAACGGTCCCACCCCTGTGCGGTTGGTTCGCTGTGATCGCGGTACGACATTACCCCTCACGCTACGTTTCGACAAGACGCCTATCAAGGACTCCACTCATTCCCGAATTTCGAGAATGGGCGTACAGGCACGTATCCGGCCCGAGAACGATCGAATTCGAAATACCATAACGATCGATAGCTTATAATAGGGGCGGGCAGCGATGCCGATTGCGATCCGGAATCACGGCCGCCGACTCACCCCGACCACGCCTCGACGAACTCCGTCGGGAGCGTCCCGAGGTCGATCCCCCAGGCCAGCGGCAGCCAGACGAGCGCGA is drawn from Halopiger aswanensis and contains these coding sequences:
- a CDS encoding Mut7-C RNAse domain-containing protein — encoded protein: MQLLLDVMCGGPVSYLRMCNHDTVYAGDRDLEADDALLAVAREEERTVVTRDVELANRADESTGSILLESRDVEDQLAELAAAGVDLSLADEPRFCGRCNGRLEPVGSTASTPEYAPDPAETAVWTCRSCGQHFWRGSHWDRVAATLSGLEERDEGREDE
- a CDS encoding SDR family oxidoreductase, with the translated sequence MATAEEVEDGDSDGAVEADRDTGTGTASATDRERAAAETGDDRYTRKKSVLITGCSSGIGRATARAFLEDDWQVFATARNPDDITDLEQAGCTTFELDVTDPDQVAQAVERTVDIAGAIDCLVNNAGYAQMGPLEDVSTADLHRQFDVNVYGPHRLVRAALPHMRAQGAGRIINVSSVAGRVSFPGSGAYSGSKYALEAMSDSLRAEVEEFGVDIVVIEPGPVETNFTDRVDEELPESERTPAYETLYELYDEMQLIGGGSGGPFASQPEDVARAILEAGTTPEPPARYPVGPLAQYGVYAQYLPDWLRDAGYGLLRKLV
- the polX gene encoding DNA polymerase/3'-5' exonuclease PolX translates to MATNAEIAGRFEEFADLLEADDVEYKPRAYRRAAEHIRGHPRPISGYVEDGDREAIEDIDGVGEAIADKIVEYVETGQIEELEGLRAELPIDIADITRIEGVGPKTAGKLYRELGVETLDDLEEAAEAGEVQEVKGFGPKTEQNILENIEFAREVGQRQLLGEARPLADDVLEFLESVDAVERCEVAGSIRRWRETIGDVDVLVATDDGEAVIDAFLGWGSVDSEIESGPEKASVRVGEIRVDLRVVVPAEYGSALQYFTGSKDHNVSLRNYAIDRGMKLNEYGAFDVSEIDDPDAGQRVGERVAGETEEGMYEALGLEWIPPELRTDRGEIEAAANGDLPDLLTREDIRGDLHSHTEWSDGNNTIEEMVAGAESMGYDYYAVADHAEGPGIVGGMGLSDTEILEQVEQIREVDAASDIEVFAGIEANVDAEGEIDLSDEVIDALDVIVASTHSALDQDAETATERLVRAIENPAIDVLGHPSGRLLNERSGLDFDATALGRAAAEHDTALEVNSNPRRLDLWGSAVQAAIEEGAPIAINTDAHQPSTLEYMRWGVHTARRGWVEADDVINTWELEEIREFLH
- a CDS encoding rhomboid family intramembrane serine protease; this encodes MAKCDVCGKDENMPYNCRHCGGTFCADHRLPENHDCTGLQDWNDPSGVFDSGFDDSVNGGTGSASASSRVLDKLPIDTGPGGPLAYFRGNMTYTFLALMWLTFGLQLIIGAVSAELMRSLFILHPYYPQYVWTWFTSIFAHGGLYHIVGNSIVIFFFGPLVERYVGSRDYAILFLVSGALAGLGQITIQIIQAGGASPFMGGVLGASGAALAILGVLTVLNPGLKVYLYFILPVPIWLLAAGYAVFSVFFLGTGGGGNIAHGAHLIGLLLGLGYGEYVKRTQNVRAPNQFQLGGGPGGPGGPGGPGGPGGRRRF
- a CDS encoding endonuclease V, with translation MHVSRPDLVPDAGLSREEMEALQREIAAAAVFEDDFAFDPRAVAASSSGLEEGTQTTLADSAAGSSSASSGDPTDAEPPVVVGVDQSFLTNDDGDQDRALSAVVATRGGEVIERAYAVTDLEIPYIPGLLSFREGKPILAALEGLSVDPDLLLFDGSGRIHFRQAGIATHMGVVLDAPSIGVAKSLLCGTPTEEADNLPEGTRVPIESNSRVDAPDGTLLGYAVQTRQYDSPNRYINPLYVSPGHRVGPETAADIVLECATSYKLPEPVRLADNYAGEAKRELQD
- a CDS encoding winged helix-turn-helix transcriptional regulator, which encodes MSYRDHSEPTAQGWDRSILEVLDRTNQATAAELAAALETHPMTIERQCRLLQREGYVRRGIAGTYTLAEEGQRRAESMAAD
- a CDS encoding MATE family efflux transporter yields the protein MRLAERVDRRRVLVLWRRTAALSWPIALQQTFNTLMRTVDVVVTGLFSPAAVAAIGLADLYAQLPLRVGLGLGTGAIALSSQDTGRGATATRDRAITQAFCIGFALGLPLIAVGFAISEPLIAVLGAEPAVVAMGGQYLALVFAAAPMRIVGLVGARSLQGTGDTRTPMVVNVIANAVNILATVGLGLGLVGLPRLEIVGVGLATAISRTLEAGLVTAAIASTRTDLGFARPRSLTITRQLVAVSLPNFAEGMSTSLANFPFNALLLTFGTEVTAAYHIGRRIYQQLTGPLYRSFSVAASIIVGQTLGEGDPADARFAGLAMTALSLVTLGAAGAVLVAGATPIARVFTNDAATLEHAAAFTRVFGVSMVFFGLFFPISGSLKGAGDTRTPFYARLTGTVAFMLGLSYLAGVTLGFGLPGVYAGIVCSYAWWSLVVAVGFQWGDWADKAADMMAERAGA
- a CDS encoding DUF5788 family protein; its protein translation is MQEYERKQLLERVEREGATVGADIPDTIEVQGEEIDLQTFVFEIKRRETVPPGERERVEQAKRNLRRERLERLEQIEEGDISRERGEELARSIIGIDRALNALENLGPTDLEREQKAQQAADKKRWMSFLKKALGQEDANNARRGL
- a CDS encoding DUF7565 family protein codes for the protein MAWECGISGCGSMFADVESAVIHQATEHERRECKVCGTVVPDGYLAIRHAFTEHSRAEYVRAYGANSEDVRKREELLEEIEEVADLESIVTELR
- a CDS encoding PHP-associated domain-containing protein gives rise to the protein MHNSPVAKGATVSDGTTSAVDCHVKALDERVVERATRAGLDAIVYAPHFTRLPDIREQAAAYSSDDLRVIPAREVFTGAWHERKHILALGLEEPVPDFIPLEAAMAEFERQDAVVLAPHPGFLNVSLSESELRRYRDVIDAVEIFNPKHLPHHNRRARHLAERLEYPPFTSSYAHISRTVGVAHTEFDAAIESEADLCRALEDDVSRRIVHENGLAHWGATAGELAHLGYENTWKKADRFFLSGTEPTHPRHIAYDGRFDDVAVY